ATTTCATGTCCAGCTTCTTGAGTGACCTCAATGATGATCTAAGGCCAATGGTTAAAATGATCCAGCCTAGAACGGTGGAACAAGCAGTGGAGAGTGCAAGGCTACAaaagatggtggtggaggcaTTGATGAAAAAACAGAGGCAACAAACTAAAGCCATGATAGTAGGGGCTTCCCACCAAGACGGGAGAGGAGTAAGCCGTGAGTGGATAGGAGGCAATACTGGAGTAAGGCCACAGGCGATGCCCCAGTCAGGTGGTAGGAACAATGACCAGAGGAGACAACTCGAGTTGTGTTTCAGATGCGGGAATAAGTATTTCCCGGGGCATCAATGTAGGCGTCAACTTGTCCTTTTAGAGGGTAGTTCAGGAGTAAtaggagaagaaggaggagatgaAATTGAAGAGTATGAGGAGTCCAGGAATGAGAACAATGGGGTAGTTCAGGAGTagtaggagaagaagaaggagatgaaaTTGAAGAGTATAAGGAGTCCAGGAATGAGAACAATGGGGAGATATCGTTCCATGAATTGAAGAGGGTGACCGACAATAAGATAATTAAGGTAGAAGGGGAAGTAAAGGATAAGAATTTGCTGATTTTAATGACAGCagaagcacccatagcttccttAATGAGGACACTGCCAAAAAGTTGAAGTGCCCGCTCTCGAACACTCAACCCCTGAGTGTGACAGTAGCTAATGGGCGCAAGGTATTGAGCAATTCAACTTGTTATGGGTTTAagtgggagatgcaaggagaggGGTATGAAGCGGATCTTAGGTTGTTGCAATTGGGCAACTGTGACGTGGTGTTTGGGATTGATTGGATGAAAAGGGTGAGTCCCATAAGTTTCGATTTCAATCGGACGGAGGTCTCCTTTGATAAATGAGGGAAAAGGATGACATTAAAAGGAGGAAGGGAGACTGGAACATGTAAGATGATAATCGGAAAGAGGTTGCATAAAGCCTTCAGGAACAATTGGAGCAAGCTAACTCACTTATTTTCAATTGTAGCTGTGGAAGAGGGATGGGAGAAGCTAGCGATTGGCAAACTGAGCCTGTTAACCAGCAGTCCTCAAGGGAAGATTGGCCAGGTACACTCTCAACACCTTATTGATGAACTACTATTAGAATTTGGGGACCTCTTTGTTGAGCCTAACACCTTACCACCCACCCGTCACTTGGACCATTCCATCAACCTTAAGCCTAATTCCAAACTCATAAACATCAGGGCCTACAGATATTCGCCAACCCAGAAATCAAAAATCGAAAAAATGGTGAAAGAAATGCTAAACCAATCCTTCATAAGACCCAGCCATAGCCCATTCGCTTCACCAGCGCTCTTAGTCAAAAAAAAGGGGGATGGATCCTAGCGTTTTTGTGTGGACTACCGCCAATTAAACGCCATAACCATAAAAGACAAATTCTCTATACCCTAGTAGAGGATCTAATGGATGAATTGCACAATGCAACCATTTTTTCCAAGTTAGACCTTCGATCCGGCTACCATCAGATCAAAATGAAGCCTAAAGATGCCCATAAAACCACatttagaacccatcatggaCACTTCGAGTTCttagtgatgccctttgggctcaccaaCACCCTAGCCACTTTTTAGTCTCTCATGAACCAAATATTCGAAtcttatttgagaaaatttatactagtgttctttgatgacattcttgTATATAGCCCCACCCTGGACCAGCATTTAAAACACATGAGAACCACCCTAGAGGTCCTCCGTTCCAATTAGCTTTTCATCAAGAGGTCTAAGTGTTCCTTTGGCCAAGGGCAGGTGGAATATTTGGGTCATTTAATATTCGAAGATGGGATTAAAACAGATCCAAAGAAGATAGAAGCTATGCTCAATTGGCCTAAACCTGCAACATTGAAGGCACTAAGAGGATTCCTCGGTTTAACCGGCTATTACAGGAGGTTTGTAAAAGGATATGGAGTGCTAAGTTGGCCACTAACAGAACTCTTGAAGAAGGGTAATTTCAAGTTGGGAGAAGAGGTCGAAGAAGCTTTCCAAAAGCATAAGGAAGCAATGGGGGCAGTTCCAACTCTAGGATTACCAGATTTCAATGAACCCTTTACATGGGAAACTGATGCTTGTGGGGTCGGCATAGGGGTAGGCCACTAGCATTTCTGAGCCAGGTCCTAAGTGCAAGACACTTGAGATTAAGTATCTACAAAAAGGAGTTCTTAGCGGTGTTGATGGCTGTAGAGAAATGGCGGCACTATCTAGAGGGGGGGAGATTCATCATTAAAACAGATCATGAGAGTCTCAAGTTTCTATTACAACAAAAACTACATACTCAACTGTAAAAAAGGGGAATGGCCAAATTGATGGGGCTCGATTATTCGATACAGTATAGGAAGGGcaaagaaaatgtggtggccgaTGCACTATCAATGCGCCAAGAAGAGGGTAGTACTTCAGCAATTACTGTCGTAGTACCGGAATGGTGCCAAGAGGTCGTTGACAGTTATACTAATGATGAGCAGATGAGAAAGATATTAGAAGAATTTGTGGTGGTCCCTGGTAGGGCTAACAGCTACACCTTAACAGAAGGGATGTTAAGGTATAAAGGGAGGATTGTAATTGGGGATGGAAGAAACCTCAAACAGAAAATATTACAAACTCTACATGAGTCACTAGTGGGTGGACACTCCGGTTTTCAAAACACCTACCTTAAGATTAAGCAGATATTTTATTGGCCCAACTTGAGAAGGGATGTCAAGAAGTTTGTGCTGGCATGTGACATATGCAAGAGGTGCAAGCTGGAGAATGTGTCCTACCCTGGTCTCTTACAACCCCTGTCTATATCGGACAGAGCTTGGACTAGTGTGGCTATAGATTTTGTCAAAGGAATGCCTAAGTCGGAAGGAAAAGATAGTGTCatggtggtggtagacaggtttACCAAATTTGCTCAGTTTATCGGGTTAGCTCACCTTTACACAACCAAGGAGGTGGCCTGGGTGTTTATAAACAGGGTTGTGTCCCAGTATGGAGTGTCGGGGACAATTGTTTCAAATCGTGACAAGGTGTTTACAAGCCACTTCTAGCAGGAGCTAATGGGATCTATGGGAATTCAGCTCAAAATATCAACAGCCTACCATCCACAAATGGATGGACAGACAGAATGAGTTAATCAAGTGCTGGAAACCTACCTAAGGTGGATGTGTATCATGCAGCCCAAGCACTGGCACAGGTGGCTGGTcttagcccaatggtggtacaattccacaTACCACACGGCCTTAAAAGATGTCTCCGTTTGAAGCATTGTATGGGTTTAAACCCCCACTGCTACCAACTATAGGAGGGAAGTTTACAGAACTGTCGATGGATGAATATCTTCAGCAAAGGAGGGTAGTCTtgcaacaattgaaacaagagtTGGCCTGTGCTAGAAATAGGATGAAACAATTCACGAATAGAAAGAGAAGCGACAAGGCATTTAAGGTGGGTGAACAAGTATATTTGCGCCTCAGGTAACAGCACTTGAAGTCCATCAGTCAGGGACCAGTCACTAAATTAAGCCCTAAGCATTTTGGTCTGTTCACCGTAACGGATAAAATAGGCAAGGTGGCCTATAAGCTTTAGCTACCTGAGAGGACTAACATACATCCAGTTTTTCATGTATCTCTCCTAAAGAGATCCACCAAGACCGAGCAAATCGATCCAGCCTTACCCATATTGCCTAAGGAGAAGGACGAACAAAAGGAACCAGAAGCTATCATGGACAGGAGGGTGATTTACAACCAAGGGGCTCCCATCATCCAAGTCTTGGTAAAATAGGGGTAAGAGGGCACCCACGACAACATCTAGGAGTATCTGCCAAGCTTACTGCAGTGTTTTCCAAGAGCTGCAAGTCTCCTTAACATTttttgaggacaagaaatgtacTAAGAGGGGAAAGTTGTCACAGATATgccatttttaaatttttgctttttatGTTTACTGTTAGCATTGTTATTCCCTGCTACATTGTGGCTTCTTTATTTTAGTATTGTATTTTAATTCCAGCTAGTAGTTGGTTAGAATGTCAAACCACGTGTGACACCttaggaaaaggacaaaagaatctgtttaggaaaaggacaaaagaaTCGGTTGTAACCGCTGGGAGGATGTAATCCACTGCATCTGAGCCCACCCGAGCGAGTATATTAGCTCTCCCAACCTTGTGGGAGAGGACATGAAATGAATAGAACTTTTCTCCAATACTCTCCCTCTACAAGTTCTCTGTTCtcgtcttcttctccttctctttctctccctcctctCTACTCTCACACCGTCTGTCCTTAAATCTCATTGATTCAAGGTAATTCTTATTGTCACACCGTGACAACACACTGTAATGCTATACACTTTTTGGACTAACTACTATGCCctgagccccccccccccccccccccccggcggccaaattgaaaatataaagaTCATGCAGCAACAAAAGAACTGCACTCAATAATCTCTTTACTGTAATCCATCATATTTTATATAGATTGTGAAAATACTAATGAAGTATTACCTTATGATGGTATAACTGGAAAGTtgagtcccccccccccccccctatctCTCCTTCCTTGCTCTCGCAAAATCAATATTCTATCCATATCACTCGTCAACAAAAATCAGAGAGCACAGAGGAAAAGCTCCCTAACAAAAATTTCCCGGAATTGCATTGCTCATTGTCATTAACCAAGCATATCCCAATTCTTAAAGAAACATGAGAACTCTTTTCTCCATTGAATGCTAGGAAACCAGGAATCATTTATAACTTGCTCTGGTGTCAGACACCAAAGGAATTCCAACTTCCACTCCTTTCCAACTTCTCACTCAGATGGTAAACAATCAAAGTTCCAGACTTGCACATAGCTCCAAGCAGAATTCTTGCATTAACagggaaaataaaatgataaagcaATTATAAAACAATGTGAATGAGCTAGAAAACCTAAGTTCATAGCAAGAAGTTGGTTTCCCAGTATCCACAGAGAAATTTGGCAGCTTTCTTCATACAAATAGCACTACCAGCATCTAGAATGGATTCAAAACAACAACTCTCCTTCTCCTACATGCACATTATATAAGCATACCAATCCTCatcaacatatatcaaaatgTGAAACTTTACTccacaaaatacaaaactaagATCAAATAGCAAATTTCACAATGGAGTTAATCAAACAGTACATGATGTCTATATTAAAAAACCCAAATAAATGCAAAGGATTACAAGAACTCACTTTTTCATGGTTTCCAAGAGCTCGTCTAATACAGACCTATCAACATCAGCATAGAGCTCCAGATCCTGCGAGTCAGGACCCGGTCCAGAACCAGTTCGATCAAGCTTCTGATCAGACGGAGGCGGCTTGTACAAGAACAAATCATACAGAAACCTTCCCTGAGGCGTCAACATTGCGGCGTATACAGGTGAAGCCGATATAGCAGGCACGTTAGGCGTAGGAAAACTGGGCGCCTTGTCACCCAAGGGTTCGCTGAACTTCCTTACATCGTTGGTCAACAGACCCTGAAGGAACTTCACGGTGTCGGGGCCTCGGAACCGGACCACGGCTCGGGTCTTGAGGAGGGAAGCCACCGGGCCGGCATTATCGAGTTGGATTTGGTGAGTAGAGAACTTTCTAGAGGTTGTCTGATAGGAAATGGGCGAACTGGATTTGCGGAATTGGAGGGGGAGCTTGAAACGGTGCATGGCTCTGTGAATTTGGATTGGGTTTGAAGGAGCTGTGAATGGGAGCGACAGACAGGTAGGAAGAGATGGTGTCGATGGTTGAGCACAAGCGGGAGATGAGTTGTTGACGCGTGTCTGCTTCGAGGATTCCGGGATTCTGCCACGTGTTATGGGTTTGGGGGCTCGTTAAGTTGAGCAGAACCTGCAGTGTAAATGTTCGACGAAATTCCTGAACGAACCAAAGGTTGGGCTTTGACTGCGATGTGGAAAAGGCGTCGAACAGGAGCAAAGCCAGGTTTCACAAAAGGCATGCAGGTGCTGCCTGACAAGGGTTGACgaatgaatttaacaaaatgataaaataattataaaatattaaaaattgagtaatatattatttttaaacattttataaaaatacaattctaatttaataaaaattacacatcttttaaaatatcaaaacagtGTATTTGCAGCTGTCAATGCACCTCAACTAAAGTGCATTGGGGCAGCTAGGGTGTTTGCCTCAAATGCATCAAAATATcgagatgatatttttaaaataatttttattttgaaatattaagtaatacaaaaaaatatattttttatgttattttcataattttagaatattttgaattattttgtaatattaaaaaatatgttttctatttaaattttcattttatgtttattCCATGATGatgttaaaaatgaaaataagtcTACTTTTATGCGTTTGATTTTAGCAAAGTCAATGTGACCCAAATTAACTTTTTTAACTTGcgacaaagaaaaaaaaaaatgaatcatgGAATGGAGGAATTAAAGACGACTTATACAATTTTAACATTCTTTAAGAAcgaaagtgtaatttacccataAATTTCTTAAGTCATAATTAAGAACTAAGAACTAAAATTAAAGTTTGGCCTATTttgatgtgatatatatatatatacacacatatattttgtttggtAAACTGTGGATTGAAAGAAagtacataaaaatattttactccTTATAAAGCATGACTTATCTAGAAATTTAGTTTGAAACTTTAAATTAATGTGGAATGTTTAATATACCCTTGTATTGATTTAGTAATGTAAAGATATATTGATTATTTCATGCTCAATTTGAACTACTTTCTAAAGTTTTCACGACCAAGTATTATTGTTCTTTTTGCTTGATAGTAAATTCGTAATGACGTGatttaatcttaatttataattaactaATTACACATCATTTAAGTAGAAGAGTAATATGACTTTCAACTTAAAAATAtgataacttaattaatttttttaaaaataaaatttagcctATAAACAAAAGAATGTGCATCATTTTAGAATGCAGAGTTAATATGTTGCCCATGTCAATATTGTCCAATGTAGATTAGTAAAAGGTGTGGGCCCCACCACCCCGCGAGGTCTGCACCATTTCTCTCAAATTGTTCGTGTAGAATAATTAGTAAcatcataattatattttacaatattatcctaaaatatattatttaaaatttatattttacgtATAAATACAAAATCAACATTTATATGCAATTGATGatagattttattttctctttggattattttaaaaataagctgaatttatgtaaatataggatgaaaaaataattgtttgtataaaaaatattctagatatttttcaaaacaatttagcaaaaaaaatatttaatttatgcaaggtattatatgtaaataaattaatttatgccaGAAACATTATTCATgttatatttacataaaataatgtATGAAAAacaattcatataaaaaatctAACACTAGTAGGAGACATATATTAATGTTTTGCATGCATATATACGAAAATGAAATACATTGTCAAAATAGTAACGCGTGCCCCTCACTGTCACTTGCAAGAATGTAATGCCGACCAaatagtttgaatttttttaattggttactatattttattattaattaatcacatattttttaatctttaatttgaatattttttaaaattttatttttttatcaaatcaacTCTGATGTTCCGTAAAATAGTTAGGACACTTTTTCGTAAGATATggtgttaattaaattaaattaaatagatattaagtgtaatttttaattaaattaatttagtttaatattatCTTAGAGGTGTGTCTTggttattttagaaaatttaaaattaatttaataaaaataaaatttaaaagatgtCTAAGAAAAAACTATTAAcctaataaaatataaatcttaaaaaGTGTTTACCCTTCAAACAAAACTCAAATTCATGGGGGGGTTAACGTGGATTTAACTAAATTATTGGTTTCTAACGTCGGCATAATAAAAATTCTAAGTCCACGCGCAGTAAACACGCGCGTGGAATATACAGTTTCGGTTGGAACGACTGAAACACACCACAAGCCCCCTTCATCTCTCTGCTCTCTCTCCCCACTCTCTTTTCTCAGTCCTCGTTTCTCTCCGTACCTCTTCTCAAACTCCGATCGCCGGACCTGGCCGTCATGCACCCACGACGGCGATCCAAGTTCCGGCCCCCCGCCCAAGGCCTTCTGCTCATAAATGCAACCCTGTAATCTTCTGGaacataaatatcaaaacattcCATACAAACAAAACTCATTTCTCTCGGTTGCTAAAATGGCGGCAACCAATAGCTCCACCCAGCCCGCCGAGCCGCCTCCGCCGGGGCTTACGGCAGAGGAGCTGGCGGCGAAGGCGGTGCACAAAAGGTACGAAGGGTTGGTGATGGTACGGACCAAGGCGATCAAGGGCAAAGGAGCCTGGTACTGGGCGCACCTCGAGCCGGTTTTGGTTAACCACCCGGAAACTGGTCTGGCCAAGGCCGTGAAGCTGCGGTGCTCTCTCTGCGACGCCCTTTTCTCTGCTTCGAACCCTTCGAGAACCGCTTCGGAGCATCTCAAGCGAGGGACTTGCCCCAATTTCGTCTCCGCACCAAAACCCATCAGTTCCGTTTCGCCGTCGTCGATGCCTGCGCTTGCTTCGCCGTCTTCCTCTTCGCACCACCGGAAAAGGTCGTCTTCTCCGTACCAGGTTCCGCCCCTTGCTATTGTTGATCCGTCGAGGTTCACGGCGCTGTCGGTGACTACTGTTGTAACGGCCTCTGCGTCTGCTGGCGGCGGCAGTTCGTTGTATTCTCCGCAGCAGCAGCATTTGATTTTGTCGGGTGGGAAGAAGGATTTCGGAGCTTTAGCCATGTTGGAAGATAGTGTGAAGAAGCTGAAGAGTCCGAAGCCGTCGCCTAGCCCGGTTCTGAGTAAAAACCAGATTGATTCGGCCCTGGATAATCTAGCCGAATGGGTGTATCAATCCTGTGGGTCGGTCTCGTTTTCGGGTCTTGACCATCCAAAGTTCAAAGCTTTCCTTAGCCAGGTCGGATTACCGGCGGTGTCGCCGCGGGATTTCGCCGGCGCTAGACTGAATGCTAAGTACGAGGAAGCAAAGGCCGCGTCAGAAGCGAGGATCCTAGACGCCATGTTCTTTCAGATTTCATCGGATGGATGGAAGTCTAAGAACTATGGGCTTGGAGGAGAAGAGAATTTGGTGAATTTGGCTGTGAATCTTCCCAATGGAACTAGTGTTTTCCGAAAGGCGGTGTTCACGACTGGTTCTGTGCCTTCCAATTACGCCGAGGAGCTTTTGTGGGACACCATTAGGGACACATGCGAGAATTCTTTGCAGCAATGTGTAGGTATAGTTGCAGACAAGTTTAAGGCCAAGGCATTGAAGAGTTTAGAGAGTCAACACCCTTGGATGGTTAACCTTTCTTGTCAATTTCAAGCGTTCAGTAGTTTGATCAAGGACTTTATTAAGGAGCTTCCTTTGTTCAAGAATGTGACTGAGAATTGCCTTAAGTTAGCAAATTTCGTCAATAGCAAAACTCCAATTCGAAATGCTTTTCGCAAGTACCAATTTCAGGAGTATGGACAAGCCGGGTTATTGAGAGTACCCCATGATTGTGACAAATCAAACTTTGGACCTCTGCATTCTATGGTAGAGGACATACTGAGCTACGCTCAAGCACTTCAGTTAGTCGTTCTTGATGAAGAGTATAAGACTGTGTCCATGGAGGATCAAATTGCTAGAGAGGTTGAGGACATGACGAGGGATCCCCATTTTTGGAACGAACTGGAAGCAGTACACTCATTAGTTAAACTTATCAAAGGAATGGCTCAGGAAATTGAGACAGAAAGGCCACTGGTTGGGCAATGCATTCCTCTTTGGGATGAACTCAGAGGGAAAGTGAAAGACTGGTGTTCAAGGTTCCACATTGCTGAAGCTTCTGTGGAGAAGTTGGTAGATAGACGGTTCAGGAAGAATTACCACCCAGCTTGGGCTGCAGCATTTATACTCGATCCACTTTATCTAATTAGGGACACAAGTGGGAAGTATCTACCGCCCTTCAAATGCTTGACGCCCGATCAAGAGAAAGATGTGGACAAGCTGATAACCAGGCTGGTATCGAGAGAGGAGGCTCATATTGTGCTAATGGAGTTTATGAAATGGAGAACAGAAGGGCTTGACCCGGTATATGCACAAGCTGTGCAGTTCAAGCAGAGGGACCCTATTACAGGAAAAATGAAAGTAGCCAACCCCCAAAGCAGTAGGCTTGTCTGGGAAACTCACCTTACCCAATTCAAGTCTCTGGGCAAAGTTGCAGTCAGGCTCATATTTCTTCATGCAACCTCGTGTGGGttcaagtgtaatttctctttCTTAAGATGGGTGAATACGCATGGTTGCTCTAGGGTAGGCATGGAAAGGGCTCAGAAATTGATATTTATTGCTGCTCACTCGAGGCTTGAGAGGAGGGAGGTttccaacaatgaagaaaaggaTGCTGAGTTATTCACCTTAACAAACGGTGAGGATGATGTATTCCATGAGGTTTTTCATTGATGCATCTTCGGTGTAacaattctttcctttttgaGATATTAGACTTGAATTCTTTTTTTACTTGTTGCATTTTGCTTTCATGTATATTCCCCTTGTAGAGGATTTTGAGGCCTTTAGAGGGCAACAAACACTGATAAGAAGTTTAGTTATTATCTCTGCTAAAGAAGTTGTCTTCATGCTGTTCCTCACTCCCATCTAGGTATGATTGTTTTGATTCACAGAAAGAAAATTTTGGGGTTTGTGCCTACAGAAGTTGCTTTAGCAACTTGAGTTATAGACCGGAGGATGATAGAAATTTTTACTCCTCCAGTAATTCAGGAAAATAATATTCATGGAGAAGGGTTTAACTTCTCCCTTGGTTTTATATACATAATTGCTACTGATGGATGAACAAATCCTATATGGTTCTCTTCTTTTTAAGACTTGCAGTTTGCTTAAAAACAGCCTTTGAACTTGAACTTGAACTTGCTGGAGCTTGCCTTAGTCCTTCATATCCCACCCCCCACATTctaatttacatatttatataattgtttgattatttcaGCATGAAAATTGATTGTCATTTATTAAGTAGCTAATTCAGTCCTTCGTATGCTGTTCTTCACATTCTAAACTCGTGGGTATTGCCATCTGGGTGATCCATGACATCTTGCCATCATTAGCCACCCATTTTGTGAGGTATTAGTCTTCCATCATCTAAATTCATTGTGGCTGATTCTCTGTTCCTTTTAGTTTGCAATTTCATATACCAAGTGGCCAGCATTCTCAAGTTCAAAATTTTACTAGGTCATGGATCTTTTGTCTGATCTGATGAGCTCATATATTCTTTCACCCGCCCTTAGAAGCTTGATAGACTGTCTATGCTGCTCTCCCTTGTTTCTTTGCCTAAAACTCTTGGTTACCTGTTATATTTTGTATCgtaacttatttttttgaaatacagaAGTTTTTGCACCATATGCTAGTCCTTTGATCTGATAATAAAAAGTGTCAATGTGGATTTTTACATCTAAATCTGGCACTTAAATGGGATTGCATGAGCCTTAAATAGTATCATGTCTATTGGTGCTCTTGAGTCCACTTCTGGATTGACTTCGGGATTTGGATTAGCTGCTAACCTACATCAGTCCTATAGAACTAATTATATGTACTCCTTGCAACAGatgaaattatttaagattCCTTCCTTGCCGACGTTGCCGTGTAGTATTACACAACTCTTTGTATTCATACATTTTAAGTTTTATCATTTGCTCTTGTCCGTGACTGTTCGACATTATTTTGTTGATAATGTTGGTCAAACTAGTTCTGTGTGCCTGAGATGTTAGCCTTGTAAGATTTGATGTTTTTTTGCAACATTTGAGTGGGTTAGTTGAAGGATGAGCCGACATATCTGTTAATTCGTCTTTTTGGTTGGCAGAAGCACTTGACCAAGATATGGATAGATTGGAGAGGCCACCATGAGATGCTTAGTTGATAAGAGAAATTTTTAGATGAAAGGATCCAGAACCGAGTTGATTTGGAATATCTTGTGGCTGTCAAGTTGAAGTTTTGGAGACAGGCCAAAGTTGCTCGAACTGGTTGGGTGGATGGCGAACCAGGTCTCGCAACACCGGGGTCAAGGACCTTTGAAGGACCCGAGAATGGCTCGTTCTAGCTGGCGAAGCACTTCTAAATGTGTTTGAGATCCCAATCGTCTTGTTTGTGTCCCTTGGAGGGAGTGGAGGAGCCCCACCAtgaaagaagtggaagtcatttTCCAAGTTTTGGTTGGCATAGAAAGATGGAAGGGCCCCAAAGTAAAATCAACTTTGGGTAACTTCTCTTTAAAACATTCCAAAGCTCTTGATGTTTATGCAGCCATTGGACGATGCCCCCCATGATTGCGAAAAAAAGGCTGAGAGGACCGAAAGTAGAAGGAGGCTGTCGGCTTGGGGAAACACAGAAGATGCGCGATAGCGATTCTGCAACAAAAGTTGAACCCGGTTTAGCTCCCGGGCTCAAACGACCAGTAA
The Diospyros lotus cultivar Yz01 chromosome 12, ASM1463336v1, whole genome shotgun sequence DNA segment above includes these coding regions:
- the LOC127787694 gene encoding LOW QUALITY PROTEIN: uncharacterized protein LOC127787694 (The sequence of the model RefSeq protein was modified relative to this genomic sequence to represent the inferred CDS: deleted 1 base in 1 codon), with product MQPCNLLEHKYQNIPYKQNSFLSVAKMAATNSSTQPAEPPPPGLTAEELAAKAVHKRYEGLVMVRTKAIKGKGAWYWAHLEPVLVNHPETGLAKAVKLRCSLCDALFSASNPSRTASEHLKRGTCPNFVSAPKPISSVSPSSMPALASPSSSSHHRKRSSSPYQVPPLAIVDPSRFTALSVTTVVTASASAGGGSSLYSPQQQHLILSGGKKDFGALAMLEDSVKKLKSPKPSPSPVLSKNQIDSALDNLAEWVYQSCGSVSFSGLDHPKFKAFLSQVGLPAVSPRDFAGARLNAKYEEAKAASEARILDAMFFQISSDGWKSKNYGLGGEENLVNLAVNLPNGTSVFRKAVFTTGSVPSNYAEELLWDTIRDTCENSLQQCVGIVADKFKAKALKSLESQHPWMVNLSCQFQAFSSLIKDFIKELPLFKNVTENCLKLANFVNSKTPIRNAFRKYQFQEYGQAGLLRVPHDCDKSNFGPLHSMVEDILSYAQALQLVVLDEEYKTVSMEDQIAREVEDMTRDPHFWNELEAVHSLVKLIKGMAQEIETERPLVGQCIPLWDELRGKVKDWCSRFHIAEASVEKLVDRRFRKNYHPAWAAAFILDPLYLIRDTSGKYLPPFKCLTPDQEKDVDKLITRLVSREEAHIVLMEFMKWRTEGLDPVYAQAVQFKQRDPITGKMKVANPQSSRLVWETHLTQFKSLGKVAVRLIFLHATSCGFKCNFSFLRWVNTHGCSRVGMERAQKLIFIAAHSRLERREVSNNEEKDAELFTLTNGEDDVFHEVFIDASSV